In one window of Gemmatimonadaceae bacterium DNA:
- a CDS encoding menaquinone biosynthesis decarboxylase, with the protein MTLDTLRAFVESLDAAGELVRITRPVSLDREACEIADRVMKQPDGGRAILFEHPVLMSGERSDYPVAINLFGSMHRMATSLGVRDLDEIGARITSLLELKVPEGFVAKLALLPRLLEAGRFPPRVRSGTPPCQEVVWRDADVDIDRLPLMKCWPDDGGAYITFPMVITRDPRRGIRNVGMYRIMQTGKTTLAMHWQRHKVGAAHWREMAERGERMHVCIALGADPPSMYSASAPLPPTVDEFLFAGFVRGKPVSLAKAVTCDLEVPAEADFVLEGYIDPAEPLVTEGPFGDHTGFYSLADLYPQVHITAVTMRKEPIFPCTIVGRPPMEDFYLGHATERIFLPLLKLTIPEIVDYHMPAEGIFHNLVFVSIKKEYPGQAYKVMNALWGQGLMSLAKVLIIVDGWVNVRDPREAWWVALNNIDPQRDARFTMGPMDVLDHSSRAFTYGSKMGLDATRKLPEEGFVREWPDVITMDDETKRRVDRMWSELGVDAERAGKAGGGERP; encoded by the coding sequence GTGACCCTCGATACGCTGAGAGCGTTCGTCGAATCGCTCGATGCCGCTGGAGAGCTGGTTCGCATTACGAGGCCAGTGTCGCTCGACCGCGAGGCATGTGAAATCGCGGATCGCGTCATGAAACAACCTGACGGCGGCCGCGCCATCCTCTTCGAGCACCCCGTACTGATGAGTGGCGAGCGATCGGATTACCCCGTTGCCATCAACCTCTTCGGATCCATGCACCGCATGGCGACGAGCCTCGGCGTGCGCGACCTCGATGAAATCGGCGCGCGTATAACGAGCTTGCTCGAATTGAAAGTTCCCGAGGGCTTCGTCGCGAAGCTCGCGCTGCTGCCGCGTCTTCTCGAGGCGGGCCGGTTTCCACCGCGTGTGCGTTCGGGAACGCCGCCTTGCCAGGAGGTCGTCTGGCGCGACGCAGACGTGGATATCGATCGGCTACCGTTGATGAAGTGCTGGCCCGACGATGGGGGCGCCTACATCACGTTCCCGATGGTCATCACACGCGATCCGAGGCGCGGCATCCGGAATGTCGGGATGTATCGCATCATGCAGACGGGCAAGACGACGCTTGCGATGCATTGGCAGCGTCACAAAGTTGGTGCGGCACATTGGCGCGAGATGGCTGAACGCGGCGAGCGAATGCATGTCTGCATCGCGCTCGGCGCGGATCCCCCCTCGATGTACTCGGCGAGCGCACCACTCCCGCCGACCGTCGACGAGTTTCTGTTCGCTGGGTTTGTACGCGGCAAGCCCGTTTCGCTCGCGAAGGCCGTCACCTGTGATCTCGAGGTTCCCGCCGAGGCCGACTTCGTGCTCGAGGGATACATCGACCCCGCCGAGCCGCTCGTAACCGAGGGGCCGTTCGGCGACCACACGGGCTTTTACTCGCTTGCCGATCTATATCCGCAAGTACACATCACCGCGGTCACGATGCGGAAAGAGCCGATCTTTCCCTGCACGATTGTTGGCCGTCCGCCGATGGAGGATTTCTATCTCGGGCACGCGACCGAACGAATTTTTCTGCCGTTGCTCAAGCTGACGATTCCGGAAATCGTCGACTATCACATGCCGGCCGAGGGGATCTTTCACAATCTCGTATTTGTTTCGATCAAGAAGGAGTATCCGGGTCAGGCATACAAGGTCATGAATGCGCTCTGGGGCCAGGGGCTGATGTCGCTCGCCAAGGTCCTGATCATCGTCGACGGCTGGGTCAACGTGCGCGATCCGCGTGAGGCATGGTGGGTCGCTCTCAACAACATCGATCCGCAGCGTGACGCGCGCTTTACAATGGGGCCGATGGACGTGCTCGATCACTCGAGTCGCGCCTTCACGTATGGATCGAAGATGGGTCTCGACGCGACGCGAAAGCTGCCCGAGGAGGGCTTCGTGCGCGAATGGCCAGACGTGATCACGATGGACGACGAGACGAAGCGCCGAGTGGATCGAATGTGGAGTGAGCTTGGAGTGGATGCGGAACGGGCCGGGAAAGCGGGAGGGGGAGAGCGCCCATGA
- a CDS encoding class I SAM-dependent methyltransferase — protein sequence MPINQMATEHAVLTADRETKRDFVRGMFSAIAPRYDLLNHLLSFNIDRLWRRRAIAALNWRSAPAATYLDLCAGTLDVAAALAGQPGFLGRVVGADFAEPMLRAGSEKVSRAISPLVADALDLPLASNSTAGAIVAFGIRNVSDLDVSLREVHRVLGGGARFVILEFTTPRNPVMRAVYHLYFHRVLPFIGGIVSGHRTAYRYLPASVAQFPAEEELAARMRAAGFANVHWTSLSFGIAAIHVGQK from the coding sequence ATGCCGATCAACCAAATGGCGACCGAGCATGCTGTATTGACTGCCGATCGCGAGACGAAGCGCGATTTCGTCCGCGGGATGTTTTCGGCCATCGCGCCGCGATACGATCTTCTCAACCACCTCCTCAGCTTCAATATCGATCGGCTCTGGCGCCGGCGCGCAATTGCGGCGCTGAATTGGCGGTCTGCGCCGGCCGCGACCTATCTCGATCTCTGCGCGGGCACTCTCGACGTCGCGGCAGCCCTGGCAGGCCAGCCAGGGTTCCTGGGGCGCGTCGTCGGCGCCGACTTCGCCGAGCCAATGCTGCGCGCGGGAAGCGAGAAAGTCTCGCGCGCGATCTCGCCACTCGTGGCGGACGCACTCGATCTCCCACTCGCCAGCAATAGCACCGCCGGCGCGATTGTCGCTTTCGGTATTAGAAATGTGAGTGATCTCGACGTTTCACTGCGAGAGGTGCATCGCGTGCTTGGCGGGGGAGCTCGCTTCGTGATTCTTGAATTCACGACGCCCCGGAATCCGGTGATGCGGGCCGTCTATCACTTGTACTTCCATCGGGTGCTTCCCTTTATCGGCGGGATCGTGAGTGGGCATCGCACCGCTTATCGATATCTACCTGCGTCGGTTGCTCAGTTTCCGGCGGAGGAGGAGCTGGCCGCGCGCATGCGCGCGGCGGGCTTCGCGAACGTGCATTGGACGTCGCTCTCGTTTGGCATCGCGGCGATCCACGTCGGCCAGAAATGA
- a CDS encoding sigma-70 family RNA polymerase sigma factor — MTTALDLTNLPDADVVALAQAGREAAFRELIRRYERPVFSLIYRMIRDRELAEDLAQDTFIKVLNHIDRYRPEFKLSSWLFKIANNVAIDHLRRRQLDTISMDGSPHAATADAIESTSFEITVPQESPLDELEAKELGSAIEQAIAQLRPEYRSCILLRHVEGRSYEEIATTLDLPLGTVKTYIHRARHELRRALEHLKTED; from the coding sequence ATGACCACGGCGCTCGATCTCACCAACCTGCCGGACGCGGACGTCGTTGCCCTCGCGCAAGCAGGGCGCGAGGCCGCATTCCGCGAGCTGATTCGCCGTTATGAGCGTCCGGTGTTTTCGCTGATCTATCGCATGATTCGCGACCGCGAGCTCGCCGAGGATCTCGCTCAGGACACGTTCATCAAAGTCCTGAATCACATCGATCGCTACCGGCCGGAGTTCAAACTCTCGAGTTGGTTGTTCAAGATTGCGAACAACGTCGCCATCGATCACCTGCGGCGACGGCAGCTCGATACGATCAGTATGGACGGCTCGCCGCACGCAGCAACGGCCGACGCAATCGAATCGACTTCATTCGAGATCACGGTCCCTCAGGAATCGCCGCTCGATGAGCTCGAGGCCAAGGAGCTGGGATCGGCGATCGAGCAAGCGATCGCCCAGCTTCGTCCCGAGTATCGATCCTGCATACTGCTGCGTCACGTGGAGGGACGCTCCTACGAGGAGATCGCGACGACCCTCGATCTTCCCCTCGGTACGGTGAAGACCTACATCCATCGCGCGCGGCACGAGCTCAGGCGCGCATTGGAGCACCTGAAGACGGAGGATTAG
- a CDS encoding LiaF domain-containing protein, translating into MPALAMLAIPLTSSPAQSWRTVESARQLRDSVQHKVRVQYGAGRIDVGATNAPVLYSMSLRYDEATTTPIHLYDAAAHTLTLGVDGESGHFGRNMGDKSKGEMRLSLSRAVPIDLGLELGATKASLDLGGLSLTGLRLDSGASETVLDFSTPNLSRMRSIEIDVGAASFEARNLGNANASRVHVEGGVGSVELDFGGQWTQDMSVDADLALGKLTLHVPRDVGVRVEVQKFLASFDQQGLVKRGDAYYSDNWDQAKYRLRLRAQTTFGGIELDRAN; encoded by the coding sequence ATGCCCGCACTCGCGATGTTGGCGATACCTCTGACCTCGTCGCCGGCGCAATCGTGGCGTACGGTCGAATCGGCCCGGCAACTTCGTGATTCGGTGCAGCACAAAGTGCGCGTCCAGTACGGCGCCGGCCGTATCGACGTCGGCGCTACCAACGCCCCCGTGCTTTACTCGATGTCGTTGCGCTACGACGAAGCGACGACGACTCCGATTCACCTCTACGATGCCGCGGCGCACACGCTGACCCTCGGCGTCGATGGTGAATCCGGGCACTTCGGCCGCAACATGGGCGACAAGTCGAAGGGTGAGATGCGGCTTTCGTTGTCGCGTGCTGTCCCGATCGATCTTGGATTGGAGCTTGGCGCGACAAAAGCGTCATTGGATCTCGGCGGGTTGAGTCTTACGGGGTTGCGTCTCGACTCTGGTGCGAGCGAGACCGTGCTCGATTTCTCGACGCCGAATCTCTCCCGCATGCGCTCAATCGAGATCGATGTGGGCGCGGCCAGTTTCGAGGCAAGAAACCTCGGGAACGCAAACGCGTCTCGAGTACATGTCGAGGGCGGCGTCGGGAGCGTGGAGCTGGACTTCGGCGGACAGTGGACGCAGGACATGTCGGTCGACGCCGATCTCGCGTTAGGCAAGCTGACCCTGCACGTGCCGCGTGACGTTGGCGTCCGCGTGGAAGTGCAGAAATTCCTTGCCTCCTTCGATCAACAGGGCCTCGTGAAGCGCGGCGACGCCTATTACAGCGACAATTGGGATCAGGCGAAGTACCGCCTTCGACTGCGCGCCCAGACGACCTTCGGCGGCATCGAGCTCGATCGCGCCAACTGA
- a CDS encoding SAM-dependent chlorinase/fluorinase yields the protein MRPIITLLTDFGTADGYVGEIKGVLLARVPEVTLVDITHDIPPQDVEAARFTVARVWRRFPAGTVHLVAVDPGVGTERAALAVQSADRLLVGPDNGVLSPALLTADACAVSLAVPRTASASFHGRDVFAPAAAALALGASIETLGDTARQPVIRRTPEPQRIDEGVLAGVVIGIDRFGNAITNLVGLRAGIIETAGAALPLRRTYGEVAPGTALAIVGSSGLIEVAVRDGSAAKQLNLTRGSPVVFRSTS from the coding sequence ATGCGTCCGATAATCACGTTGCTCACGGATTTCGGCACCGCCGACGGATACGTGGGCGAGATCAAGGGCGTTCTGCTGGCGCGCGTTCCCGAAGTGACGCTCGTCGACATCACGCACGACATCCCGCCGCAAGACGTCGAGGCGGCGCGCTTCACAGTCGCGCGGGTCTGGCGCCGGTTTCCGGCCGGGACGGTGCACCTGGTAGCCGTCGATCCGGGCGTCGGTACGGAGCGCGCCGCGCTAGCGGTGCAAAGCGCCGATCGATTGCTCGTCGGCCCCGACAATGGCGTACTGTCGCCAGCACTGCTCACGGCCGACGCGTGTGCGGTGAGTCTGGCCGTGCCGCGAACTGCATCGGCCAGCTTTCACGGACGCGATGTTTTCGCGCCGGCGGCGGCAGCACTCGCGTTAGGCGCGAGTATCGAGACTCTCGGAGACACCGCAAGGCAACCGGTGATCCGTCGCACGCCGGAACCGCAGCGCATCGACGAGGGGGTACTCGCTGGTGTGGTGATCGGCATCGATCGATTCGGTAACGCGATCACCAATCTGGTCGGGCTGCGCGCCGGGATTATCGAGACCGCCGGCGCCGCGCTTCCGCTCCGTCGAACGTACGGCGAGGTGGCGCCTGGCACGGCGCTCGCCATCGTCGGCTCCTCGGGACTCATCGAGGTCGCTGTCCGCGATGGCAGCGCCGCGAAACAGCTGAACTTAACGAGAGGGAGCCCTGTCGTTTTCCGCTCGACGTCCTGA
- a CDS encoding MATE family efflux transporter, translating to MTSTDVVESASIPLDPRDGLAPVGVADNRTAAHLIHDSLGKTIARVALPAVASSLLMTLFASVDAFWVGTRLGADGLAAVSTSLFWIWMMVALAEMIGVGLTAVAARRHGEGRSDVAAGVCGDALLFTLTLGLAVTIVGLAVLRTLFVAMQTPPAVTALGLRYLGTYLAGISLIYGFFAIDATFRASGDTRTPFVLLIVSVAVTLVLDPALILGWGPLPRLGIAGAAISGVCTRGATFAMGAIIAMRRGLLRLRRPQWASIAAVCRVGLPTAVTGIVFSIIYIVVTRTATRFGTPALAALGIGHRVESWLFMVGVGFGAATAAIVGQNLGAGHVKRAERAGWLAVALCSVLGLVACIADLLYAPTLARLFTDDPAVIAEAARYLRIAAFSQLGICAEIVLEGALGGAGETLPPMIASSTFTASRVPLVPVMAHRWGSEGIWWAISLTAIGRAVSMMGLWRLGRWKRKSI from the coding sequence ATGACGTCCACGGACGTCGTCGAGTCTGCGAGCATTCCGCTCGATCCACGAGACGGGCTCGCACCGGTTGGAGTTGCCGACAATCGAACGGCGGCGCACCTCATTCATGATTCGTTAGGCAAGACGATCGCGAGGGTCGCTCTTCCCGCGGTGGCATCGTCGCTTCTGATGACGCTGTTTGCCTCGGTAGATGCGTTCTGGGTCGGTACACGCCTCGGCGCGGACGGACTTGCCGCGGTCTCCACATCTCTGTTCTGGATCTGGATGATGGTCGCGCTCGCCGAGATGATCGGCGTTGGCCTAACAGCGGTTGCCGCCCGCCGGCACGGGGAGGGACGATCTGACGTGGCGGCAGGCGTGTGTGGCGATGCACTCCTGTTCACGCTGACGTTGGGGCTCGCCGTGACGATTGTGGGCTTGGCCGTTCTGCGCACGCTGTTCGTCGCGATGCAAACGCCGCCGGCGGTGACCGCACTCGGCTTGCGTTATCTGGGGACGTATCTGGCCGGTATCTCGCTCATCTATGGCTTCTTCGCCATCGATGCGACGTTCCGGGCATCTGGTGACACACGGACACCGTTCGTTCTGCTGATCGTATCAGTGGCGGTGACACTCGTCCTCGATCCAGCCCTGATACTCGGCTGGGGACCGCTGCCACGGTTAGGCATCGCGGGTGCGGCCATCTCCGGCGTGTGCACGCGGGGCGCGACCTTCGCCATGGGCGCGATCATCGCCATGCGGCGCGGTCTGTTGCGTCTGCGTCGCCCACAATGGGCATCGATCGCCGCGGTCTGTCGCGTCGGCCTGCCGACGGCCGTGACCGGCATTGTGTTTAGCATCATCTACATCGTCGTCACGCGGACAGCGACGCGCTTTGGCACGCCCGCGCTTGCGGCTCTCGGAATCGGTCACCGCGTCGAGAGCTGGCTCTTCATGGTTGGCGTGGGTTTCGGGGCGGCCACCGCGGCGATCGTTGGGCAAAATCTCGGCGCTGGACATGTCAAACGCGCGGAGCGGGCCGGCTGGCTGGCCGTCGCGCTCTGCTCCGTGCTTGGCCTTGTGGCTTGCATCGCCGATTTGCTCTACGCCCCGACGCTCGCGAGGCTCTTCACGGACGATCCCGCAGTGATCGCCGAGGCAGCACGTTACCTCAGGATCGCAGCGTTCTCGCAGCTGGGCATCTGCGCGGAGATCGTACTCGAGGGCGCGCTCGGCGGTGCGGGCGAGACACTGCCACCGATGATCGCGTCGTCGACGTTCACGGCCTCGCGCGTGCCGCTTGTTCCGGTGATGGCACATCGCTGGGGCAGTGAGGGCATCTGGTGGGCGATTTCACTGACGGCGATCGGCCGCGCGGTAAGCATGATGGGACTCTGGCGACTCGGACGCTGGAAGCGCAAATCCATCTGA
- a CDS encoding Mrp/NBP35 family ATP-binding protein — MSSLLERVESALARIRDPRSGADVLTAEKVRDIATSSAGRIRLTLLLSASDDPTLARDIRQALERVEGVTEVRVDVRDATAPSETPARPTASSKRILPVMESRPAAAPRPSAPTPVAYPNLGTIIAVSSGKGGVGKTTVATNLAVVLATQGARVGLMDADIYGPNVPRMMGVDEPPSVIDEKIIPLTAHGVKVISLGFLIEKEQPAIWRGPIIMKIIGQFLRDVAWGELDYFVVDMPPGTGDAQLSLVQSTNVHGAIIVTTPQEVSVGDALRGAKMFQRVNVPVLGIVENMSWFECPHCGKPSALFGSGGGERLASSLELPLLGQIPLYPRVLEAGDQGQPIVVAEPASSAAKALVHVAERVREAAHAAAH, encoded by the coding sequence ATGTCTTCCCTTCTCGAGCGAGTAGAATCCGCGCTGGCGCGCATTCGCGATCCGCGCAGCGGCGCAGACGTGCTGACGGCGGAAAAAGTGCGCGACATCGCGACGTCGTCGGCCGGACGTATTCGCCTAACGCTGCTGCTATCGGCGAGCGACGACCCGACGCTCGCCCGGGATATTCGTCAGGCGCTGGAGCGTGTCGAAGGCGTTACGGAAGTGCGCGTGGACGTGCGAGACGCGACGGCGCCGTCGGAGACACCTGCCCGACCTACCGCCTCGTCGAAGCGAATACTCCCGGTGATGGAATCGCGACCGGCCGCGGCGCCGCGTCCTTCGGCGCCCACTCCGGTTGCGTACCCGAACCTCGGAACGATCATCGCTGTGTCGAGTGGGAAGGGAGGCGTCGGCAAGACGACAGTTGCGACGAATCTTGCCGTTGTCCTTGCTACGCAAGGCGCGCGCGTCGGCCTCATGGACGCTGATATCTACGGACCCAACGTGCCGCGCATGATGGGTGTGGACGAGCCGCCGTCGGTCATCGACGAGAAGATCATCCCACTCACCGCGCATGGCGTGAAGGTCATCAGTCTCGGCTTTCTCATCGAGAAGGAGCAGCCGGCGATTTGGCGCGGACCGATCATCATGAAGATCATCGGGCAGTTTCTTCGCGACGTGGCGTGGGGCGAGCTCGATTACTTCGTCGTCGACATGCCGCCAGGCACGGGCGACGCGCAGTTGTCGCTCGTGCAGTCCACCAACGTGCATGGAGCAATCATCGTCACCACGCCACAGGAAGTGTCGGTCGGCGATGCATTGCGCGGTGCGAAGATGTTCCAGCGGGTGAACGTGCCGGTGCTGGGAATCGTCGAGAACATGAGCTGGTTCGAGTGCCCGCACTGCGGTAAGCCGTCGGCGTTGTTCGGGTCAGGAGGAGGGGAACGGCTCGCCTCGTCGCTCGAGTTGCCGCTTCTCGGTCAGATTCCGCTCTATCCTCGCGTTCTCGAGGCCGGAGATCAGGGGCAACCAATCGTGGTCGCCGAGCCCGCGTCGTCCGCGGCAAAAGCGCTCGTGCATGTCGCGGAGCGAGTGCGCGAGGCGGCGCACGCCGCGGCCCATTAA
- a CDS encoding bifunctional oligoribonuclease/PAP phosphatase NrnA: protein MEHTDYLRISPERRAAIQRLARELVHGRRVVLSTHMNADGDGCGSETALVRLLAQRGLRCRIVNPTPWPSLFDFLLGGDVIDETAKGSAALAGTDLLLVADISDVKRLGNLTESVRRLTLPKIVIDHHVASDDPAGDIVLADTKACATAELVYDLACELELEITPEIARSLYVAILTDTGAFRYSNTTPRSHAIAAELLSRGVDPEEMYQRVYASAPAGRVRLLAEVLGSLGVDEPCGVSWLTMQAGSLERHGVRSEDLDGIVEHARSIAGTRLAIFFRDLGYGKVKISFRSTGDVDVNQFARRFGGGGHVKASGALVPGTLDEVRDRVVSDAKNFLGCTR from the coding sequence GTGGAACACACTGATTATCTCCGCATCTCGCCCGAGCGGCGGGCCGCCATTCAACGGCTCGCGCGCGAGCTCGTGCATGGACGGCGCGTTGTGCTCTCGACGCACATGAATGCCGATGGCGACGGATGCGGGTCGGAGACAGCGCTCGTCCGACTCCTCGCGCAGCGAGGGCTGCGATGCCGGATCGTCAACCCCACTCCGTGGCCATCACTGTTCGACTTCCTGCTCGGCGGCGATGTCATTGACGAGACGGCCAAGGGGAGCGCCGCACTCGCTGGGACAGATCTTCTGCTCGTCGCCGACATCAGCGACGTGAAGCGGCTGGGCAATCTCACGGAGAGCGTCCGGCGCCTAACGCTCCCGAAGATCGTCATCGACCACCACGTTGCCTCGGACGATCCCGCCGGCGACATTGTGCTCGCGGATACGAAGGCGTGTGCGACGGCCGAGTTGGTGTACGATCTCGCGTGCGAGCTCGAGCTCGAGATCACGCCGGAGATCGCGCGGTCACTCTACGTGGCGATACTGACCGATACGGGCGCGTTTCGCTACAGCAACACCACGCCGCGGAGTCACGCGATAGCCGCCGAGCTGCTGTCGCGCGGCGTCGATCCCGAGGAGATGTATCAGCGCGTCTACGCCTCGGCGCCCGCCGGTCGTGTGCGGCTTCTCGCCGAAGTGCTCGGCAGCCTCGGCGTCGACGAGCCGTGCGGCGTATCGTGGCTGACGATGCAGGCGGGATCCCTGGAGCGACATGGCGTGCGATCGGAGGATCTGGACGGCATCGTCGAGCATGCTCGATCGATCGCGGGCACGCGCCTGGCAATTTTTTTCCGCGATCTTGGCTACGGCAAGGTGAAAATCTCCTTTCGCAGCACGGGCGATGTAGACGTGAACCAGTTTGCGCGGCGCTTTGGTGGTGGCGGCCACGTCAAAGCCTCCGGCGCGCTCGTTCCTGGTACACTCGACGAAGTGCGCGACCGCGTCGTGAGCGATGCAAAGAACTTCCTCGGCTGCACGCGCTGA